A stretch of the uncultured Campylobacter sp. genome encodes the following:
- the tyrS gene encoding tyrosine--tRNA ligase — MGENLSKIMSEIKKGVAEMIDEERIENLVKNYYEKGENFYVKAGFDPTAPDLHLGHSVVLQKMAFLQKHGAIVQFLIGDFTGQIGDPSGKSATRKKLDADTVKKNAKTYEEQVFKILDPSKTRIMFNSKWCNELGAAGIVELTSTFPVARMLERDDFEKRLNAGSPISISEFLYPLLQGYDSVAMKCDIEMGGTDQKFNLLMGRTLQRVYNVGKEQAVIMMPLLEGLDGVNKMSKSLGNYIGVTDVPNDMFAKTLSISDELMWRWYELLSEKSTEEIANLKADVASGKAHPKAVKEALALEITARYNGEAAAKEAKAEFDRVHSQNQIPTEIAEFELKAGVWVVEALTACGLASSNSQARRDIAANAVSINQKKLSDEQLKLEAGEYILQVGKRKFAKLKVT; from the coding sequence ATGGGCGAAAATTTGAGCAAAATAATGAGCGAGATAAAAAAAGGCGTCGCCGAGATGATAGACGAGGAACGCATAGAAAATTTAGTAAAAAACTACTACGAAAAAGGCGAAAATTTCTACGTTAAAGCAGGCTTTGACCCGACGGCTCCGGATTTGCACCTAGGACATTCCGTGGTGCTTCAAAAGATGGCATTTTTACAAAAGCACGGCGCGATAGTGCAGTTTTTGATAGGCGACTTTACCGGGCAGATCGGCGATCCAAGCGGCAAATCGGCTACTAGAAAAAAGCTTGACGCAGATACCGTTAAGAAAAACGCCAAAACCTACGAGGAGCAGGTGTTTAAAATTCTAGATCCGAGCAAAACGCGCATAATGTTTAACTCAAAATGGTGTAACGAGCTGGGGGCTGCGGGTATCGTGGAGCTAACCAGCACCTTTCCCGTGGCTAGGATGCTTGAGCGCGACGACTTTGAAAAACGTCTAAATGCGGGCAGTCCGATATCTATCAGCGAGTTTTTGTATCCGCTTTTGCAGGGTTACGATAGCGTCGCGATGAAATGCGATATCGAAATGGGCGGCACGGATCAGAAATTTAACCTTCTAATGGGGCGAACTTTACAGCGAGTTTATAACGTCGGTAAAGAACAAGCCGTCATTATGATGCCGCTTTTAGAGGGGCTTGACGGCGTAAATAAAATGAGCAAGAGCCTAGGAAACTATATCGGCGTGACTGACGTGCCAAACGATATGTTTGCTAAGACGCTAAGTATCAGCGACGAGCTTATGTGGCGTTGGTACGAGCTTTTAAGCGAGAAAAGCACCGAGGAAATCGCAAATTTAAAAGCGGACGTAGCTAGCGGCAAAGCTCACCCAAAAGCCGTAAAAGAGGCTCTTGCGCTAGAAATCACGGCTAGATATAACGGCGAAGCTGCGGCAAAAGAGGCAAAGGCTGAATTTGACCGCGTGCACTCGCAAAATCAAATCCCTACCGAAATAGCCGAATTTGAGCTAAAAGCGGGCGTTTGGGTGGTAGAAGCTCTAACGGCGTGCGGGCTAGCTAGCTCAAACTCTCAAGCCCGCCGCGATATCGCCGCAAACGCCGTCAGTATAAACCAAAAAAAGCTAAGCGACGAGCAGTTAAAGCTAGAAGCGGGCGAATATATCTTGCAGGTAGGCAAGCGAAAATTTGCGAAATTAAAGGTAACGTGA
- a CDS encoding RelA/SpoT family protein, translating into MKQPNSGFLLEQLIDDVLACKDVSQARALLSSLVCFTLNLERAVECCVISHAGQFRKSGEPYAIHPILVACIVAHMGGDEDMIIAALLHDVVEDTDRSIESVREDFGEEVAKLVEGLTKIVAIREDKLASSESNERLAASAMTFRKMLLISIEDVRVLVVKLCDRLHNMLTLEALRPEKQKRIAEETLMVYAPIAHKLGISSIKNVLDDLSFKYALPEEYKKIDDYLNEHKQQLVLKLNAFTDKIFQILLENGFSETDFEIQKRVKHHYSIYLKMQRKGISIEEVLDLLAARVLVKEPQDCYLVLGNLHINFNPLISRFKDYIALPKQNGYQTIHTTIFDNKSIFEVQIRTFDMHKTAEYGVAAHWKYKSGGFLNPKLDWLSDISGIENGIEEANENPEELYEYAKDSLYVEDVAVYSPKGDIFTLPRGATALDYAYEIHTQVGLYAKEAYVNRMRVPLLTELKNGDIVSIVTGDEPKYRCSWLGSVKTGKARATIRSYCKQKIRDINNMVALEILSGIFGVPSETISQWVDSENLTKKIFKAAFDSVYLQDIVNALKKYVKKDRPFAIALTDKYNVKKQKFENIVIYSNHKINSVEFDYCCNPKRGDDIVGFRNYHHVTVHHKLCERFMKLAEEKNEMIFVKWTKIAPHRFKIILSLENRRGSLAEFLTFMAKMQIDLVTISLTETREATADLFELTIELGENLNVNEIKERLKDRYKIIDFVSLDDAYGH; encoded by the coding sequence TTGAAGCAGCCAAATAGCGGATTTTTACTAGAGCAGCTAATAGACGACGTGCTTGCATGCAAAGACGTATCGCAGGCACGTGCGCTACTTAGCTCGCTAGTGTGCTTTACTCTGAATTTAGAGCGCGCCGTCGAGTGTTGCGTCATCTCTCATGCCGGACAGTTTAGAAAAAGCGGCGAACCCTACGCCATACACCCTATCCTAGTAGCCTGCATCGTAGCGCATATGGGCGGGGATGAGGATATGATTATCGCCGCCTTGCTGCACGACGTGGTCGAGGATACGGATAGATCGATAGAAAGCGTACGCGAGGACTTTGGCGAAGAGGTAGCAAAGCTAGTCGAAGGACTAACTAAAATCGTAGCCATCAGAGAGGACAAACTGGCAAGCTCCGAGTCAAACGAACGCCTGGCGGCGTCAGCTATGACCTTTCGCAAGATGCTGCTTATATCTATCGAGGACGTGAGGGTGCTCGTGGTGAAGCTTTGCGATAGATTGCATAATATGCTCACGCTAGAGGCATTGCGCCCCGAAAAGCAAAAGCGAATCGCCGAAGAGACGCTGATGGTTTATGCTCCTATCGCGCATAAATTAGGTATCTCGTCCATAAAAAACGTACTTGACGATCTTAGTTTTAAATACGCTTTACCCGAAGAATACAAAAAAATAGACGACTATCTAAACGAGCATAAGCAACAGCTCGTACTAAAGCTAAACGCGTTTACCGATAAAATTTTTCAAATTTTGCTTGAAAACGGTTTTAGCGAAACAGACTTTGAGATACAAAAGCGGGTCAAGCATCACTACTCTATCTATCTAAAAATGCAGCGAAAAGGCATCTCTATAGAAGAGGTGCTTGATCTGCTAGCTGCTCGCGTGCTGGTTAAAGAGCCGCAGGATTGCTATTTGGTGCTTGGAAATTTACATATAAATTTTAACCCTCTAATCTCGCGTTTTAAAGACTATATCGCGCTCCCTAAGCAAAACGGTTACCAGACCATACACACGACGATATTTGATAACAAAAGCATCTTTGAGGTGCAAATTCGTACCTTTGATATGCATAAAACCGCAGAGTACGGCGTCGCGGCGCACTGGAAATATAAAAGCGGCGGCTTTTTAAACCCAAAACTCGACTGGCTAAGCGACATCAGCGGCATAGAAAACGGCATAGAAGAGGCGAACGAAAATCCAGAGGAGCTCTACGAATACGCAAAAGATAGCCTCTATGTAGAAGACGTTGCGGTTTATTCGCCGAAGGGAGATATATTTACGCTTCCTCGCGGCGCGACCGCGCTTGATTATGCTTACGAGATACATACGCAAGTAGGACTATACGCAAAAGAGGCCTATGTAAACCGTATGCGAGTGCCGCTACTAACGGAGCTAAAAAACGGCGACATAGTAAGCATCGTAACGGGCGATGAGCCAAAATACCGTTGTTCGTGGCTAGGCAGCGTAAAAACTGGCAAGGCTAGAGCTACGATACGCTCATACTGCAAGCAAAAGATAAGAGATATAAATAACATGGTCGCGCTTGAGATTTTAAGCGGGATTTTCGGCGTTCCTTCCGAAACTATATCGCAGTGGGTGGATAGCGAAAATTTAACCAAGAAGATTTTTAAGGCCGCATTTGACTCGGTCTACTTACAAGACATCGTAAACGCGCTAAAAAAATACGTAAAAAAAGACCGTCCGTTTGCCATCGCGCTAACGGATAAATATAACGTAAAAAAGCAAAAATTTGAAAATATTGTGATTTACTCAAACCACAAAATAAATAGCGTAGAGTTTGATTATTGTTGCAATCCAAAGCGCGGCGACGATATCGTGGGATTTAGAAACTACCATCACGTTACCGTTCATCACAAGCTTTGCGAACGGTTTATGAAGCTGGCGGAGGAGAAAAACGAGATGATTTTCGTCAAATGGACGAAGATCGCTCCGCATAGATTTAAGATTATTTTGAGCCTTGAAAACAGGCGCGGGTCGCTAGCCGAGTTTTTAACTTTTATGGCGAAAATGCAAATCGACCTCGTAACGATCAGCCTTACGGAAACCAGAGAAGCTACGGCCGACCTTTTTGAGCTAACGATCGAGCTTGGCGAAAATTTAAACGTGAACGAAATAAAAGAGCGGCTAAAAGATCGCTACAAGATCATTGACTTCGTGTCGCTTGACGACGCATACGGACATTAA
- the pyrH gene encoding UMP kinase produces the protein MEKKKRILVKFSGEALAGDSGFGIDNAVLKFIAKQIKELVENGIQVGIVIGGGNIIRGVSAARDGIIKRTSGDHMGMLATVINSIAMREALESVGLDVRVQSAIKMEAICETFIVGRANRHLEKGRVVIFAAGTGNPFFTTDTAATLRAIEIGSDMIIKATKVDGVYDKDPNKFNDATLLKELNYELAMSDDIKVMDDTAIALAKDNSLPILVCNMFKDGNLLKIIQGDESAFCSVVRN, from the coding sequence ATGGAGAAAAAGAAGCGAATTTTAGTTAAATTTTCAGGCGAGGCGTTAGCCGGAGATAGCGGCTTTGGCATAGATAACGCTGTGCTTAAATTTATCGCAAAACAGATAAAAGAGCTAGTAGAAAACGGTATCCAAGTGGGTATCGTTATCGGCGGAGGCAACATCATACGCGGAGTTAGCGCGGCTAGAGACGGCATCATAAAGCGCACTAGCGGCGATCACATGGGTATGCTAGCTACCGTGATAAACTCTATCGCGATGAGAGAAGCTCTAGAGAGCGTAGGCCTAGACGTACGCGTACAAAGCGCGATAAAGATGGAGGCTATCTGCGAAACCTTTATCGTCGGACGCGCAAACAGGCACCTTGAAAAAGGTCGCGTGGTGATATTTGCCGCAGGCACTGGAAATCCGTTTTTTACTACCGATACGGCTGCGACTCTGCGCGCTATCGAAATCGGCTCGGATATGATAATCAAAGCTACGAAAGTAGACGGCGTTTACGATAAAGATCCGAATAAATTCAACGATGCGACACTGCTAAAAGAGCTAAACTACGAGCTTGCTATGAGCGACGATATCAAAGTGATGGATGATACGGCCATAGCGCTAGCCAAAGATAACTCGCTACCGATCTTAGTCTGTAATATGTTTAAAGACGGGAATTTGCTTAAAATCATACAAGGCGACGAGAGCGCGTTTTGCTCCGTCGTGAGAAATTAA
- a CDS encoding N-acetylmuramoyl-L-alanine amidase, whose product MAKIVKVFLIFLFFLTGAVYASALSSLDKFDKNFASASNKDKIAMHQELRTLYVKSIMENNVNLRAESLKRLIKSSKTLGLDSKSYEKELAGIPQPKSASPKQESKPVKEIKAKEPEQKEPVKLKQLSSAPLSSKNAQNVKTQTLYLLEAADTGGKLELKFSRPLDGGDVKKTDLNQKGSYKSIYEFKGIWSGGKPQRIKNYLVDEIRISQFDANTVRVVFVDKFKHNLKLRVQNQSVIFSKATAQNSDSLSTKTPETKSKENLKEPQKAQIEPKQNEKIQPKNQQTKAEQAAKSAQNDQEIAPKAKPEEETPVPLAKTASTKKITSAKGKVIVLDAGHGGDDPGAVNGQLKEKNIVLSIAQKAGKELQGRGYKVYYTRSKDKFINLRDRTKYANDKAADLFISIHANAAPTKAKTASMRGIETFFLSPARSERSKNAAALENKSDVDEMNYFSKQTFLNFLNREKIIASNKLAIDVQREVLAQAKTVIPKTADGGVREAPFWVLVGALMPAVLVEVGYITHPSEGELINNSKYQDALAKGLADGVDVYFSNQR is encoded by the coding sequence ATGGCGAAGATAGTTAAAGTATTTTTAATATTTTTATTCTTTCTTACCGGCGCGGTTTATGCCAGCGCTTTATCGAGCCTAGATAAATTCGATAAAAATTTCGCTAGCGCAAGCAATAAAGATAAAATCGCCATGCACCAAGAACTAAGGACGCTTTACGTAAAATCCATAATGGAAAATAACGTAAATTTAAGAGCCGAAAGCCTAAAAAGGCTAATAAAAAGCTCCAAAACATTAGGGCTTGATAGCAAGTCGTACGAAAAAGAGCTAGCTGGCATACCGCAGCCAAAGAGCGCTAGCCCTAAACAAGAGTCCAAACCCGTCAAAGAAATCAAAGCAAAAGAGCCGGAGCAAAAAGAACCGGTTAAGTTAAAACAGCTTTCATCCGCTCCGCTATCTAGCAAAAACGCGCAAAACGTAAAGACGCAGACGCTATATCTGCTAGAAGCGGCAGATACGGGCGGTAAGCTGGAGCTAAAATTTAGTCGTCCTTTAGACGGCGGCGACGTAAAAAAGACCGATCTAAATCAAAAAGGTTCATATAAAAGCATATATGAATTTAAGGGCATTTGGAGCGGGGGTAAACCGCAGAGGATCAAAAATTATCTAGTCGACGAGATTCGCATTAGCCAGTTTGACGCAAATACCGTCAGAGTCGTATTCGTCGATAAATTTAAGCATAATTTAAAGCTACGCGTCCAAAATCAATCCGTGATATTTTCAAAAGCAACCGCTCAAAATTCGGATTCTTTAAGCACTAAAACGCCGGAAACCAAAAGCAAAGAAAATTTAAAAGAGCCTCAAAAAGCTCAAATAGAACCAAAACAGAACGAGAAAATTCAGCCTAAAAATCAGCAAACCAAAGCCGAGCAAGCCGCTAAATCCGCCCAAAACGACCAAGAAATCGCTCCAAAAGCTAAGCCTGAGGAGGAGACGCCCGTTCCTTTGGCAAAAACAGCAAGTACTAAAAAAATCACAAGCGCGAAGGGCAAAGTTATCGTCCTTGACGCGGGGCACGGCGGCGACGATCCAGGCGCCGTAAACGGTCAGCTCAAAGAAAAAAATATCGTGCTAAGTATCGCTCAAAAGGCGGGCAAAGAGCTGCAAGGACGCGGCTACAAGGTTTATTACACGCGCAGCAAGGATAAATTTATTAACCTTCGCGACCGCACGAAGTATGCAAACGACAAGGCTGCGGATCTTTTCATATCTATCCACGCAAATGCCGCGCCAACCAAGGCAAAGACCGCCTCTATGCGAGGTATCGAGACTTTTTTCCTCTCGCCGGCTCGCTCCGAGCGTAGCAAAAACGCCGCCGCACTCGAAAATAAATCGGACGTCGACGAGATGAACTATTTTTCTAAGCAGACATTTTTAAATTTCCTTAATCGCGAGAAAATCATCGCCTCAAACAAGCTAGCTATCGACGTTCAGCGTGAAGTTTTGGCGCAGGCTAAAACCGTGATACCAAAGACCGCCGACGGCGGCGTGCGCGAGGCTCCGTTTTGGGTACTAGTAGGCGCTTTGATGCCAGCGGTCCTAGTCGAAGTCGGCTATATCACGCATCCTAGCGAGGGCGAGCTAATAAACAACTCAAAGTACCAAGACGCCCTAGCCAAGGGGCTTGCAGACGGCGTAGACGTCTATTTTTCAAATCAGCGATGA
- a CDS encoding DNA-directed RNA polymerase subunit omega, whose translation MRSEEVAARALKLVGDDRYKLALVVVKRAEALAGGAKSLLDIDVSKMKFADIALREIAEGKIALEGIVEAAK comes from the coding sequence ATGAGATCTGAAGAAGTAGCGGCAAGAGCTTTAAAACTCGTCGGAGACGATAGATATAAGCTCGCTCTAGTCGTAGTCAAAAGAGCCGAGGCGCTAGCCGGCGGAGCAAAAAGCCTGCTTGATATCGACGTTAGCAAGATGAAATTTGCCGATATCGCATTGCGCGAGATAGCTGAGGGCAAAATAGCTTTAGAGGGTATAGTTGAAGCAGCCAAATAG
- a CDS encoding FtsX-like permease family protein produces MKSFKNHLSVIIPLVALLAGIEFILSANRALSEYENMMNKDYTIIIVSQNELNATDVKPLVYTFESLEPLSSKSVLEKLSKDISAKNIAVLQEALPKFYSLRLNAFPSTQYMSEIKDKIAKIAGVSRVETFSKTHDKVYKILQLVKNISAIFSCLIGLIGLMLILKQMRIWLYEHKERIEIMTLLGAPSWLKSGALYKTALFDSFIATIFTVVFYAFLPDFQPVKDAASGLNINFPAIDAFYDGAMLLLVSLTLSFLAVYTVMRKSRTGI; encoded by the coding sequence ATGAAATCCTTTAAAAATCACCTTAGCGTTATCATCCCGCTCGTAGCCTTGCTTGCGGGTATAGAGTTTATCTTGTCGGCAAATCGCGCCCTTAGCGAATACGAAAATATGATGAACAAAGACTATACCATCATCATCGTGAGTCAAAACGAACTAAACGCTACCGACGTAAAGCCGCTTGTTTATACGTTTGAGTCGCTTGAGCCTCTTAGCTCAAAATCCGTATTAGAAAAGCTCTCAAAGGATATTTCTGCTAAAAATATCGCCGTTTTGCAAGAGGCTTTGCCTAAATTTTACTCGCTTAGGCTAAATGCCTTCCCAAGCACGCAATACATGAGCGAAATCAAAGATAAAATCGCAAAAATCGCGGGAGTGAGCAGGGTCGAGACCTTTTCTAAAACGCACGATAAGGTCTATAAAATTTTACAGCTCGTTAAAAATATTTCGGCGATATTTTCCTGCCTCATCGGACTTATCGGACTTATGCTTATCTTAAAGCAGATGCGAATTTGGCTTTACGAGCATAAGGAGCGTATCGAGATCATGACGCTACTTGGCGCTCCTTCGTGGCTAAAATCGGGCGCGCTATATAAAACCGCGCTGTTTGATTCGTTTATCGCAACCATTTTTACGGTTGTTTTTTACGCGTTTTTGCCTGATTTTCAGCCCGTAAAAGACGCTGCGAGCGGGTTAAATATAAATTTCCCCGCAATCGATGCGTTTTATGACGGGGCGATGTTGCTTTTAGTCTCTTTGACGCTTAGTTTTTTAGCCGTTTATACCGTTATGCGAAAGAGTAGAACGGGTATATGA
- a CDS encoding nitronate monooxygenase family protein: protein MSVKIGKYEIAHPIIQGGMGLGISWDRLAGNVSLEGGLGVISSVGTGYYEGRKYITKELNAKPYGSGNFYSRAGLKAVIDNARKICGDRPLGVNILYASNDYDRIVKDACDHGINVIITGAGLPTNLPEFTEGFPDVALVPIVSSAKALKIICKRWQGRYGRLPDAVVLEGPLSGGHQGFTYEQCLDPAYSLENLIPQVAAEIKEWGDIPLFAAGGIWDKSDIDRAISLGANGVQMGTRFIGTYECDASEEFKQVLLNCKKEDIELIKSPVGYPARGVRTNLLNLVDKRQGPKISCVSNCVSPCQRGKEAKEVGYCIADRLYDAFAGRKDTGLFFTGANGYRLNEIISVKELFEKLINGEDS from the coding sequence ATGTCGGTAAAAATCGGAAAATACGAGATAGCCCACCCTATAATCCAAGGCGGAATGGGGCTTGGCATCAGCTGGGATAGGCTCGCCGGAAACGTCAGCCTAGAAGGCGGCCTAGGCGTCATAAGCTCTGTGGGAACGGGCTACTACGAAGGGCGAAAATACATCACCAAAGAGCTAAACGCCAAGCCTTACGGTAGCGGAAATTTTTACTCGCGCGCGGGGCTAAAAGCCGTTATCGATAATGCGCGTAAAATTTGCGGCGACAGGCCTCTTGGAGTAAATATCCTATATGCTAGCAACGACTACGATCGTATCGTAAAAGACGCCTGCGACCACGGCATAAACGTGATCATCACGGGCGCTGGCTTGCCTACGAATTTGCCCGAATTTACCGAGGGTTTCCCCGATGTCGCTTTGGTACCCATCGTATCGTCGGCAAAGGCGCTAAAAATAATCTGCAAACGCTGGCAGGGACGCTACGGCAGGCTTCCTGACGCCGTGGTACTTGAAGGGCCTCTTAGCGGCGGTCATCAGGGCTTTACCTACGAGCAGTGCCTAGATCCCGCGTATAGCCTAGAAAATTTAATCCCGCAAGTAGCGGCCGAGATCAAAGAGTGGGGGGATATCCCGCTATTTGCCGCAGGCGGTATCTGGGATAAAAGCGACATCGACAGGGCGATCAGCCTAGGCGCAAACGGCGTACAGATGGGCACTCGCTTTATCGGCACTTACGAGTGCGACGCCTCGGAGGAATTTAAGCAAGTACTTTTAAACTGCAAAAAAGAGGACATCGAGCTAATCAAAAGTCCCGTAGGATATCCTGCTCGCGGCGTCAGGACGAATTTGCTAAATTTAGTGGATAAACGCCAGGGGCCCAAAATTAGCTGCGTAAGCAACTGCGTAAGCCCGTGCCAGCGCGGCAAGGAAGCCAAAGAAGTCGGCTACTGTATCGCAGACCGTCTTTACGACGCATTTGCGGGACGAAAGGACACTGGACTGTTTTTCACCGGCGCCAACGGATACAGGCTAAACGAGATCATAAGCGTAAAAGAGCTATTTGAAAAACTGATAAATGGCGAAGATAGTTAA
- a CDS encoding peptidoglycan DD-metalloendopeptidase family protein, whose amino-acid sequence MRVALLLLAAFCALLANTNEKIRNQTTYLESSKDLEKQLNKKLDDLAGDIIGGEKSVKQTDDKMKELIMQIAQLENSAKSAGNELDELVNQNKNLTQSQKDIQKSIVRIISDEFSFDLIMPKEYAEGEDSIIATEILSKLNSVLKDDFNALAKQYESTQNLIKTQNDKIEGIKSNLKNFKFKQAELVSLQDKQMKTLANLKRDKEIYQKQLSRLQAQQDEIRKTLEELKIVAKRESEEAKKALAAQKAAEAKAQKNKKDKKGEAGVSASEGDVKQFGSSYQTSLVKKYSGEKTIAPLDGFTVKQKFGNYVDPIYNIKIFNESVVLSANSPDAKVKSVFNGKVVFAKETAMLDKVIIIENPNGIHTIYAHLSQIAPTVKVGAKVQKGYVIGRVQRDLTFEVTQKNYHIDPLEIIGLK is encoded by the coding sequence ATGAGAGTCGCCTTGCTTTTGCTAGCGGCTTTTTGCGCGCTTTTGGCTAATACTAACGAAAAAATCAGAAACCAAACGACGTATCTTGAGTCCTCAAAAGACCTTGAAAAACAGCTCAATAAAAAATTAGACGACCTAGCCGGCGACATCATAGGCGGCGAAAAAAGCGTTAAACAAACCGATGATAAGATGAAAGAGCTCATCATGCAAATAGCGCAGCTGGAAAATAGCGCTAAAAGCGCGGGCAACGAGCTTGATGAGCTGGTAAATCAAAATAAAAATTTAACCCAAAGTCAAAAAGATATCCAAAAAAGTATCGTGCGTATCATATCAGACGAGTTTTCGTTTGATCTCATAATGCCTAAAGAATACGCCGAGGGCGAAGATAGCATCATCGCTACAGAGATACTAAGCAAGTTAAATTCGGTACTAAAAGACGACTTTAACGCGCTTGCCAAGCAGTATGAAAGTACGCAAAATTTGATAAAAACCCAAAACGATAAGATAGAGGGCATAAAATCAAATTTAAAAAATTTTAAATTCAAGCAAGCCGAGCTAGTTTCCCTGCAAGATAAGCAGATGAAAACGCTGGCAAATTTAAAGCGAGATAAAGAAATTTATCAAAAGCAGCTCTCGCGCCTGCAAGCTCAACAAGACGAGATCAGAAAGACGCTAGAAGAGCTAAAAATCGTCGCAAAAAGAGAGAGCGAGGAGGCCAAAAAAGCTCTAGCCGCGCAAAAAGCAGCCGAAGCCAAAGCTCAAAAAAATAAAAAAGATAAAAAAGGCGAGGCCGGCGTGAGCGCGTCTGAGGGCGACGTGAAACAGTTTGGCTCGAGCTATCAAACTAGCCTTGTAAAAAAATATAGCGGAGAAAAAACGATCGCGCCGCTTGACGGTTTTACGGTCAAGCAAAAATTCGGCAACTACGTAGACCCCATCTATAACATCAAAATTTTTAACGAATCGGTCGTGCTAAGCGCAAATTCGCCGGACGCAAAGGTAAAAAGCGTATTTAACGGTAAAGTGGTCTTTGCTAAAGAAACCGCGATGCTGGATAAAGTTATAATCATAGAAAATCCAAACGGCATCCACACTATCTACGCGCACCTTAGCCAGATCGCTCCTACCGTAAAAGTAGGCGCTAAAGTGCAAAAAGGCTACGTCATCGGTCGCGTACAGCGAGACCTCACCTTTGAAGTTACGCAAAAAAACTATCATATAGATCCGCTTGAGATAATCGGCTTAAAATAG